One part of the Oncorhynchus tshawytscha isolate Ot180627B unplaced genomic scaffold, Otsh_v2.0 Un_contig_12169_pilon_pilon, whole genome shotgun sequence genome encodes these proteins:
- the LOC112237966 gene encoding TOG array regulator of axonemal microtubules protein 1 has translation MAASEPKGQIKNQARLQPLSNPEQALTKTFKLLHSASDDWEKKIEGLTSLRVMAQNHMDILMPKLHDICLAIINEVKNLRSAVSCAAMATLGDMYVHLQRAMDSEVEGTARVLLHKASEANAFIRQGANFALGHMVQSCTPTRVMNALLVGGLR, from the exons AGCCAAAGGGTCAAATTAAGAACCAGGCCAGATTGCAGCCCCTGTCCAACCCAGAGCAGGCCCTGACTAAGACCTTCAAGCTGCTCCACTCTGCCTCTGATGACTG GGAGAAGAAGATCGAGGGCTTGACCTCTCTCCGTGTGATGGCTCAGAACCACATGGACATACTGATGCCTAAACTCCATGATATCTGCCTTGCCATTATAAATGAG GTGAAGAACCTGCGCTCTGCAGTGTCCTGTGCTGCCATGGCCACACTGGGTGACATGTACGTCCACCTCCAGAGGGCCATGGACAGTGAGGTGGAGGGGACGGCACGCGTGCTGCTGCACAAAGCCAGCGAGGCCAACGCCTTCATCCGGCAGGGCGCCAACTTTGCCCTGGGTCACATGGTGCAGAGCTGCACCCCTACCCGTGTCATGAATGCCCTGCTGGTCGGTGGGctgaggtaa